ACTGAGCACCTGTGTCTTCCTTATCTACTCTGTGCCTGGCTGACTGCTAGTGATGCCCACAGGTGTGCAAGTAACCCTGGTAACTAAGTGCCTcaccaagacacacacacagaatacaGCATAAATCTAAAATTGGCTACAACGAGATACATTTAATAACTTATGGTACTTCTCACAGTGCCCATAAAATATGCTGGTCAATATGGCAGCCATTTGGGAAAGGCAGAGCTTCTATGTCAGGCCTCCCTCAGAAAACATAATACAGTTGGTGTCTCCCTTACTCCCTGAAAAATTGATTCTGGAGCATATTTAGTGgaattttgcctttaaaaaaataattattttaaataattcagTTTAGCAGGTTTGAACaatattttacctttatttTCTCAATCTGCTGCACCTCCGCTGAAATATTTTGGATCACTGCAATGGGAGGTCCaactcacactttgaaaattgCTGTTCTATTTCATTGGACAATAAATCACGTCACTGGAAAGCCCATGATTTCTTCCCCAGAGCACAAGAGGTTTTATTCTTACAGTGTTTTGCATTTGAAATAAGGGCATGAAACTCTTGTGCCTTGCAGAGGACAAAAATGCATTGCTGGGTTTCAGAAGGttaataattcatatttttttctgctttgtgAATACTGTCACTACTACTAGATACAGCTGGTGTCTTAATTTGCTTATATAGTCTCAGGATTGTGGGAGTGCAAGGGAAACAAGTAAATCTAATATGGTCAATTACATAGTggacaaagacaaaataattgTATGTATGTGTAATAGCTGCAACGAGTAGACATGATGACGTCATGGCTGTCTGGCTCGCCCGCGCAAGTGGGAGGTGCGCGAGGACGCgacagaggaagaaaaaaaaaaaaaaaacctccaaccaTCAACGCGCTGATGGTGCGGGGTCACGAACTATGACCTTTAACTgtaggaaaacaaaacaattattttataaaatagcTGAGAGCCCCAATTCTTCGTTCGACCACTCTTGGAGGTAAGTGTCTGCCTGCAATAGAAAAAGCATAGAAAGCCCGGGGATATAGTGCTTGATAAATGAGCGAAGCTAATCTCCCGGCTTCTACGTTAGCTTGCCGATGCTGGGCTTCATTCCTGACGGTCTCTGCTAGCTCGCCAATGACAGTGGAAGGCATTTGCTACTCTGCATTGAACTAACGTGATGTATTAACACGTCGCTTCAGTGCGAGGCCACTCGAATGCATGTTCGCTGCAGCCCTGGTTGTGTTATGCTAGCTTGGAGAGCTAACTGTAGACGAACTCGACCTCTTTACCTTTGCCTTCCCGGGCACAGGAATTGGGGGGGAAATGTCTTGGGACCTTTACACCTAATCAGCGATTTGAGTTCCTACCAACAGTAATCGTTTACGCATTGGGAATGAAAAAattgacatgtactgtactcaTCATATATAGTTACCTCCTGTGTTATTGGCTGATAGCCAAATTCTCCATTTTGTTCTGTTGTGATTCGCAGTGTGGTAAGGCAATTTTGATAGACCACTGTTGGACCAATCACTAAGGCGCTTGTAGCTAGAGGCCCCACCCCTATTCGTATGGTTTGTGATGCtgctatttatttgtataaCAACTTCCAGTTAACACTCAATGTACCTGCATACTTTTGTGATTACTGGTACATTAAATTCAAATACCAGTGGTATTGTTCATtctttgtcataaaaaatacactTCTGTCCAACCTGACCCCTCAAAGGGAATGTAAATTTGACTGATTACAGAATTCTGCTGAAGACACAGCATCTCATAAAAGTGAGCCCACACCTCAAATTTCAGCAACCATtatattatatcttctcaagggacaatactatacatGAATATACATATGAAACTGTATATAATTAATCAGTGAGTGTATAGCTAGTAGTATAGCATTATACAGGTGTATCTCAATAAATGATTATCGGGCAGaagttatttgatttcaggagtttATTTCGGATTAAGAGACCAGTTGAAGGCTCTGGagtttttgtaatttatttgcCAATGAGCGTGGGAACCAGTAGTTTaaaatattgaactttttgaccatttttctaatttcttGACATGTTGGATTTGGGAGTTTATTAGCTCAAcgatataataatcaatattatttagaaacacattttttaaatattttgctcTGTGTGTAATAAATCTATAGATTTAATGCTTATTGTTCTCTGGATATACGGTTTTATCATTAGAATTTTCCCAGATTTGTCATCGATTCCAGATTTGAATGCCAGTTTTGATGTACAGATGGAAAATGGTTTGTGGCAAACCCAGATCACCATTTCATTAATACATGAAATCAGAAAtagatttcattttcatttaatctCGTTATTATACACCTATATGGGGGATTAATTATGTACCTTGCATTGTTCCATACAGTCCTCACTAATGACCTTACATCACCATGACGGCCAGCCTGAATCTGCTCTCTCAGCAGAAAACAGACTTTGAGCACAAGGCAGAGGTGAGCATGGCTTCTTGTACTGATTGTTTCAtgtaattatttattgtatAGTTTTATATTTAAACTTTGGTGGTGTTTCAGTGAGACTAGCTTCAATAATCCCACAGTCTGCAAGAGAATGCATGaaactgtttttgtattttatgcttTATCACAATCAAGAGTGTTAAAATGTCTTTCACATTGTAGGTGTCATTGTCTCCCATTGTTGGTGATGAGTCAGTCACCTCAGCACTTTCAGGTTGGTTCTCTTGAGGCTTCAGCAACATCACAACAGATACAGGTAACGTCACACGGTAATACCGTAGCTTATTTCGTTATCCACCTTCAGAATTTTTTATCCACTGTCGTACTCTCCATTATCAGATTGTAACTGAGCAGAAGACAGGTCAGAAGATTCAGATCGTGACAGTCATGAACCCTTCTAGTGCTCCCAAGCAGCGATTTATTTTGACCACAGCTGATCGCTCCGGGGCAGGCAAGGTTATTCTGACCTCTCCAAACAACCACAACACTAAGCAGCTCATCTTTACCTCTGCAGACAGCCTGATGCCAGGAAGGAtacaggtgaagtttcctcCATAAACTCGTCTTACATGAGAATAATATGTTAGTAATGATGTTACTGTCAAGAATCTGATTCTTCTTTTTGAGGATCAGTGATAATGATGTGGCATTCCTGAACTACCACTTTTGCAACAACCCAGTTCAaactttcccatttttttctttgagcAGTGAGATTCCTGTCCAAAACAAGTCCGTAAGGGCTGAGCTACTGCTGGGGCTTGTGGTGATTGCTTGCATGTATGATGTTTTACAGCACACTGCTATTGCTAAAGTAACTCAGCTTCAATCAATCAGATGGCACAAAGATTCTCAGCATCCAATGTGGTTATGTCCATTTTCTAGTGATCGAGTTGGAAAATGTCTTCAAATACCCCTCCCTAGTATTGACATTGCATCATGACAAAGCTCAACATTAATAGCTGTATATCGTTCCCCTCAGATTGTCACAGATCCATTGTCAATGGAGCAGTTACTTGGGCAATCTGGCGATTTGAATCGGGCACAGACAGTGGAGTACTGTGTGGTGTGTGGAGACAAGGCTTCAGGTGcactaatgtcatttttaattcatattGCTGACGTCCATATCTCTTGTTCAAGAATgtgttgcacacacacaaagtcaatCTCACTCACCAGGGCGTCACTATGGAGCTATGAGTTGTGAGGGCTGCAAAGGTTTCTTCAAGCGGAGTGTGAGGAAAAACCTGACCTACAGCTGTCGCAGTAAGCAGGACTGCGTTATCAACAAGCACCACCGGAACCGCTGCCAGTTCTGTCGGTTGAAGAAATGCCTTGACATGGGAATGAAGACTGAGTGTGAGTCCGCCACTCTCAAAATACAAGTCAGGTTTGTTTAGATCAGTATTATTAAGAGAGGGAAAAATTTCCAATCATCTCTGAGGGACAGGGAAAGTGAGGAGGAATTGTCAGCCTTTCCTTGAATAAAATGGAAGCctttgtttgtgatgcagctcatAAACTAAAAaatccttaaagggatagtttggattttttgacatgaagttgtatgacatccccatcaccagtgtagtgcatcaacagtgacttacttcCCACTTCATCCCGTGAGCCGaattctggtcggattttggtgatgaggaacatagttccggttagttggtggacCACCTAAGTaaacactttggcttctcaaaacaatatgcgtccaaaagagtaatacatttgcatcacaaaaatgcctcctcgaaaaagatcaacctcacaatcgctcagcgttactttctctcttcTGTCGTATCACTGCGTGCTgttgcctgtccattgttgtgaaagtgttccacagtgtttacatgcgcagaTGAAGACGTGAGAAGTTGCTGCCGACGCCGCTGTGACGCGAGACTGTCgcgtcttcatccgctgtggaacacatacacaaccatGGACAGGCAAAAGTGCTTAGCGATACAACGGAAGAGAGGAAGTAACGTTGagtgattgtgaggtctgatttttttcaaggaggcatttttgtgatgcaaatgtattactctttggaacgcatattgttttgagaagccaaactcttcacttaagtgaccccagcatCTAAACGGatctacgttcctcatcaccgaaatccaaccagaactgggctcatgggacgaagtggggggtaagtcactgttgatgcactacactggtgatggggatgtcatacaacttcatgtcaaaaaatccgaactatccctttaaaaacaATTGCcgtcatttaaaaatgaaatacatttttggtgCAGCTCaattttattatgacaaattaaatgttctgtttttttgtcctcAGCTGTTCAAAGTGAAAGGAAGCCTGTTGAGATTGTGCCCAGAGAGAAACATATCAACTGTGCTGCCTCCACCCAGAAGATCTACATCCGTAAGGATATTAACAGTCCACTCATCGCCACGCCAACATTCATCTCAGACACAGAGACAAATGACTCCAGGTTGGTTAGTTGGAACCTGACTTCACAATGGGCCTCTATaggttcatttgtatttgttgaTGTGGTAAGAATGCTGCATGTCATATGCAGATCAAGCCTGCTGGACCAGGGTATGCTGGTTAATATTCAGCAGCCTGTCATGCAGAGTGATGGAACGGTGCTGTTGGCGACTGACTCAAAGGTACAgctcttgtgtttttgttatttgttgtgtTATTCATTTGCAAGGATATGAAATGTGCATTGCAAATTCCTCCACTGTCAGGGTGGAGTTTGTTGTTGATATGCTGGATTAGTAAatactttttattataaatatttttatttttatataataagattatatattttatataacaacattaattttaagaaaaatacaatgaaagaaTATGGCTTGTCGAACAACCTTACTTTTATTTAATCGTGTCACAAAACAATTCAAGTGCATTTTTAAATggttattgttttgtttattaaacaatattacagtcaacatttttgagatcaaataaaccactgttatgataatataaaatcataataatgcaatatttcctttaatcgATTGATCCtcgatttcggtgatgaggaacgtagatCCGTTTAGatgctggggtcacttaagtgaagagtttggcttctcaaaacaatatgcgttccaaagagtaatacatttgcatcacaaaaatgcctccttgaaaaaaatcagacctcacaatcactCAACGTTACTTCCTCTCTTCCGTTGTATCGCTACGCACTtttgcctgtccattgttgtgtatgtgttccatgctttcatcagcacaAGACTGGACTACTGCAACGCACTTTACGTTGGCCTCAGTCAGACCTCAATATCGCGTCTGCAGTTGGTCCAGAACGCTGCTGCccggtttttaacaaacacgcccagacgtgagcacatcaccccggtgctgtcatcactccactggcttccagttcgttttagaatcgattttaaaattttagtatttgtttttaatgccattaacgGCCTTGCTCCGTCGTACTTGTCGGAGCTTTTAACTATCCGCAATCACGGCAGGGCCCTGCGTTCCTCAGGACAGCTTCTGTTAGAAGTCCcacgggcaaaatacaaacagtggggcgAAAGCTGTTTCTCCGTCACTGCTCCCagactgtggaacaaactgcccactgacattcgcaccactactgaagtcggcctttttaaatcgaaattgaaaactcatttttttagacaggcgttcaacaccgactagggcggtcttgtattttatgcatttttagttcttgttgactcccatttgatgtacttttaaaggcttttagcactctgcagcactgaagcattttcttatagagtttttattctgtgtttactttgtgttcatgttttatgctgtgttcttatgttttgtcttattgtaaagcactttgggagctcgtgggctattgtaaagcgctatataaataaactttgattgattgattgattgaatatgtcatctttcactctgtaaagttgcggaattggcgtttgtgacatgtattttctcacaggaaattcgtactgtctgtcaaatgctggcttttccatAGAGGTGTCAGCTTtgatagttccagcttgtagttgaacaatgtcagctgattgtttttgtcttatccacttgtacttgtctatttacgtcagggctgtccagctgtcctttgatatttataataaaaatctgtgtttttattagttattagtatcaagaTTTTCGCTTTTTCTAGTCACATTATGCCTTTCCACTTttactgggtttttgtttattttatttctgcaatgatactatgcatgttttgccagcaAGGCAAGGTGTTGCCAGGTgatggaggagtgtgtccaTGCTCTGCCTTGTTGGCTCTGTTGCTGGTCAGGGGTTGgattgcattgtggaggggtttatgcagctttcaaacCTGCATTGCATTGCACGGCAGTACGAAGGTGGCGCTCTGCTCCAGTTCGCCTGCACAGCGGATATGTCACCTTTGTTAACCGCATgcatttaattaccgaataaatgcatgacgtaAGAAaactgtctttcacttttaatgcgcacctCTACTTGCTAAATGTAGCGACTATGTTGCTAAGTTGTAAACACGGATTTTGTAAATAGAAATACTCAGTAATTAAGAGTACAGACAAGTCAGAATATGTGTGCGTTTTGATCTGACATATCTTAAGTAAATTTACTCAAacgtagaattactacagcttctgcctgGACATTAACACTAATGCTGTTGCTCAaccgatggaaaaaaaacagccacacgttaACGCATTCAatcccatttttcaaaattcaaccccttcgcTACCggacattttagacaattttggcTGATTTTTCAAGAGACACAAAATATTGtattctatggctatataaaaatggaacctaccaaaagaaagattagactcgagtctttcatcagaaaaaaaagtttgtttctacctttttccattctttagtaatcagcagtagaacataggtaaatttcaggaaaatatcacttcccAACAAAAACAAGGgcgaaaaacagctttttgtgaagatacatttcaagcataactttcgctttgacacaaatttttcacttttgtgacaGATATCTGCACCACAAAAtaagcaacacaaaaaagggcacAAAAAAAGGGATAGCTTTTAAATctcatcatgttttaatcttgcaagatcttgtgacgcaACTAATGAGAATACAATAATGGAACTATATACATTAATTTTACTTCCTTCTTGAGACCAGGCCAGTCTGCCTTGCATTTGCCACAAAACAAACTGAACTGTCTTGTTTTATTTGTCGTTAGATGGAGTCCAGCCATGGAGACTTGGGGACGCTGGCAAATGTGGTGACATCACTGGCCAACCTGAGTGACTCATTGAAGCAGAATTTGAAAAATGGAGATTCATCAGACTGCCAATATGTGGAGAATAACACTACAGAAATAACACGGTCAGTCCTTTCAGCAATGCACAGAGATGCCAGGGCTTTCATGATTACACTTGTTATTAGGAACCTCCTCAAGGGGGCCCATAGCGGATTTTTTTTGGTAGTGTGCAAAATCCGACAGTACTAACTAGTATGCCAATGTGCGGCCTTCTTTGATGTAGAATAATCTTGTGCACAGTGCCTTCGACACCCTGGCCAAAGTGCTCAATCCACTCGAAGCAGTTGTGACTGATAAGTGTGTTAGCGGAACAGCCTTTCAACTCATTGGCCGAGACCAGGAGACAACAATCATTGAGGTTGAAGGGCCGCTGCTCACAGACGGCCATGTCAGCTTTCAGGTGGGAtcatacatctcagcagtattTGCATTAAAATGATTTCTATGGAAAAGTAACTGAGGTCCCCTTATGTGTTTCCTTGCCGTAATATGGATACTGTTGTCTTTACGTCTTACGTTTAGCTGACCATGCCCAGTCCCATGCCTGAGTACTTGAATGTACACTACATATGTGAATCGGCCTCCAGGCTTCTCTTCCTCTCCATGCACTGGGCACGCTCCATCCCTGCCTTCTCAGCTCTAGGGTGAGAATGTACACAGTGCACTATTAggtcaaaacacaacacaagcagCAATGGTA
Above is a genomic segment from Dunckerocampus dactyliophorus isolate RoL2022-P2 chromosome 1, RoL_Ddac_1.1, whole genome shotgun sequence containing:
- the nr2c2 gene encoding nuclear receptor subfamily 2 group C member 2 isoform X2, whose protein sequence is MTASLNLLSQQKTDFEHKAEGHCLPLLVMSQSPQHFQVGSLEASATSQQIQIVTEQKTGQKIQIVTVMNPSSAPKQRFILTTADRSGAGKVILTSPNNHNTKQLIFTSADSLMPGRIQIVTDPLSMEQLLGQSGDLNRAQTVEYCVVCGDKASGRHYGAMSCEGCKGFFKRSVRKNLTYSCRSKQDCVINKHHRNRCQFCRLKKCLDMGMKTESVQSERKPVEIVPREKHINCAASTQKIYIRKDINSPLIATPTFISDTETNDSRSSLLDQGMLVNIQQPVMQSDGTVLLATDSKMESSHGDLGTLANVVTSLANLSDSLKQNLKNGDSSDCQYVENNTTEITRAFDTLAKVLNPLEAVVTDKCVSGTAFQLIGRDQETTIIEVEGPLLTDGHVSFQLTMPSPMPEYLNVHYICESASRLLFLSMHWARSIPAFSALGQEANTSLVRACWNELFTLGLAQCAHVMKLSTILAAIVSHLQSSIQDDKMSGERVKQVMDHIWKFQEFCNSMTRLETDSYEYAYLKAIVLFSPDHPGMDCSGQVEKFQEKAMMELQDYVQKTYPEDTYRLTRILTRLPALRLMNSNITEELFFTGLIGNVSIDSIIPYILKMETAEYNSQDIDPTE
- the nr2c2 gene encoding nuclear receptor subfamily 2 group C member 2 isoform X1, whose translation is MSQSPQHFQVGSLEASATSQQIQIVTEQKTGQKIQIVTVMNPSSAPKQRFILTTADRSGAGKVILTSPNNHNTKQLIFTSADSLMPGRIQIVTDPLSMEQLLGQSGDLNRAQTVEYCVVCGDKASGRHYGAMSCEGCKGFFKRSVRKNLTYSCRSKQDCVINKHHRNRCQFCRLKKCLDMGMKTESVQSERKPVEIVPREKHINCAASTQKIYIRKDINSPLIATPTFISDTETNDSRSSLLDQGMLVNIQQPVMQSDGTVLLATDSKMESSHGDLGTLANVVTSLANLSDSLKQNLKNGDSSDCQYVENNTTEITRAFDTLAKVLNPLEAVVTDKCVSGTAFQLIGRDQETTIIEVEGPLLTDGHVSFQLTMPSPMPEYLNVHYICESASRLLFLSMHWARSIPAFSALGQEANTSLVRACWNELFTLGLAQCAHVMKLSTILAAIVSHLQSSIQDDKMSGERVKQVMDHIWKFQEFCNSMTRLETDSYEYAYLKAIVLFSPDHPGMDCSGQVEKFQEKAMMELQDYVQKTYPEDTYRLTRILTRLPALRLMNSNITEELFFTGLIGNVSIDSIIPYILKMETAEYNSQDIDPTE